The window GAGTACGGCAAAGAGTTTTTTGATCAAGAATGAATTATAGTCTATaccagacgtgggcaaactgcggctcgcgagccgcatgcggctctccggcatgttttttgtggctcttctagtcgaatcgaaaaattccaaaaaatgtaaaggctaccaagagtaccgtttatgaaagtttctgtgtagtttttctttatttaggccaggatttcgtttatgacgtaacactaaacatcgattccgacattgttttcaggtatagattctatactctatggcaaaggttgtcaaaatgcacctcaccaacatgttttatgggtcttttagttaaaaagtaatatcccaaaatgactactaatagtataataaccaaattgacaatcattactgattttgcggctcgctggtgtttatatttttccgcaagtgactctttcattgaacaaatttgcccacccctggtctatactctatacaGTAGAAGTTTTTCGGTATTGTAACATGTTAGCAGTTATCGCTTTTATGCATTTTAGAGCTTTTGTATTCGTCTGTTTTTCTATTTCTGTTTGGAATCGGACACGAGTTTTTCAATAATCTACAAGCAAAGTTTACCAATCATGGCCTATGCACGAAAGTGACAAAACACGACACTGGTGACGACAAGAATCTCGTCAAACAGCCAAAGAATGACAAACAGAATATCTGTGAGCAGGTATTCAAGCAATCAACTTTGTAATCTTACTGTTGCCTTTTTTAAACAGTCAACTTTAATTTCGAATAAAACCTTTCACGGTTTCGTCGTAAACATTCTATAGGCAATATTTTGGACACAAGGACTGCTTGGTTTGGTTAagtaaagttttcttttatattttattagaagACGAAGTCAGGAAAAAAGGCAAATAACGAAGATGGCAAATGTAAATACACCTGCTTTCCACCGTAAGTATACTCTCAATCCATCGTTGTTAGAATTTCTTAGCATTGTAGGTTGAAGTTGCAATCATTAGTTAATGATTAAACTGGCGTCAGAAAGTGGCAACATTTATATTGACCATTATATGCGTTATTCCATCCTTATGCGGTTTGGATAAACCCCTAATACTTTTGCACTTTTGTTGCAGGAACGTAGAGCTGCTTCTGAAGCATTGTGTTGACACGATCGTGTATTGTTTCATGCTCATGTGGTCCTACGTTCTAATGCTCTCTGTCATGACGATGAACCCAGTTATAATCTGCAGCGCCGTTAGCGGATGTACGACCGGATATTTCATCTTTCACAAACAGAAATTTTCCAGAAAAGCAGAAAAGACAGAAAAGAAAATGCCAAACGAAACTACGCATTTAACAAATAGACAAGATAGTTTGATGAAAGAAACAATTTTACGGTAGGTTTTGTGCTAAATTGAAAGcgcaaaaaatgtttctaaaaatGCGGCGTTTTGCAATCATAATGATATGTAGATATACGGTATATGTCAATAGCAAAAGGACTTTACATCGTATAAGAAGTAACCAGCATAAAATAGAgtttatgtttttgtgttgtatAACCAACTTCGTTTACTACTGTATCGGTTATATTACCGATGTTATGAACTTTTAATCATGTCGTTAGGTGTGCAGCAGATAGCAATGTTGAAGTGCTGtctaaaattgaaatcattgtTATGCATTTTGTccatgttttcaattttaaaatgcgTCTTGCCGTGCAATGCATTCCACAGTCAAAATAGCATCAATAAAAGAGACGGCCTTCTGTAAAAGTGAATTTTCTgtacaataacaataacacCATATGTAAGAAACGTTTACTCTTATAAGCGGTATTGTGAGTGTTTTTCAATCCAGAAGAGACAACTTGAAAAGATATAGATAGATCAATAGCGTACGTGCAGAAAGTTTTGAGCGAGGCCTTTAACAAAACACTTTAGATTTCCATTTGACGAAATCCAAGAATCAAGTTATGTTTTACAGCAAACTTTGGTAAACAAACTCCCTTTTTTGGGTGAAAGATGGGTTGTTTTTGCGGTGAACCCAGATTCGTATCATTGCTGTATGGCAGTCATATATGACGTATGAAATGACGTGCCTCCAGAACGCAATCAAGCGTGTTTTGTTGACATGAGGTAAATAATGGAAACGTGTTGATCAGACTTTGCAACGAACGCCATGTCAAAATCTTGTTGTTACCAGGAACTCGTATCAAACGCCACTGAAACGtgaaaattaatattttagtAGCTTATCACACCGGCCATCTATGGAGGCAACGAATGAAAAATCCGAAGCGATTACAACTCCCGTTGACTTTAGGACTttggaaaagtttgaaaagtcACTAGTTagtcagttttaaaaacaattatatataggtcccaagAAATCAATGGTTGATTTATACCTTTTAACCACCTTCGGGTAATTCAAAATTATTCACTAACTTTCACAAAAATAGCCTATTTGCGTGCAAACTGCAAACGTGATAATAGGTTAAGTGACAAAACCGAAAGTTGATAAAAAACTTATGggttcaaaaaatcaaaaagaatcagaaaaaacaagacaaaaagcTAAAGTCAATCAGCCACACAAGGTTTGTTAACATTTTGCTTGTACAAAACAAGGTGGCAATGAATTAACggaaaacacaaaacaactcCGATTCATAGGTCATGCATGGTTGATTAAGCGATCACATGCAACAATATTTACGTCATGCTTATTTGACGTTGATAGTTTGTTTATcgttacaaaaaaaatattgtttttcagtAGGAACTCAAGATATTTCGAACAACGGTTAAAAAGTAACCTTGATCGGAACGTCAACTGTAAATATGGGGCCACATCTGTACACCGGACTAATCCCATATAGTACACTAGAAATACcgtaaaaacgaaaataaGTCATGGAGAAAGCTTGAAAATGTCTGAAAACAACAACGAAAAAAACTGATCCCACGAtctgtttctttgtttcaaatttattttatgaatTATAGCCGAAGTATATAGACACATAACAATTGCCTTATCCTTCGTTaagtttataatttactttttacgTGATTATTTATATCTTTTGCATGATAActgaaaagtaaaattgaCCAAGTTTTAAACTCTCCATTAATCTTATAcggaaaaattaaatttaaatcctTGCGATGACAAACTTGCGATATAATTTATATGTCACAAAGCGGGAAGGCCGGATCCTTAAAACCATTTTTACCCACATGggcaaaattaaaataaaagcataacacaATTTCAAAACAGCAAGACAACTGTCCGTTTGTGATTCAGGCCGATTGACAAAAGCACCAATTGTTACACCGAAAACTCAATCAATCCGTTAACGGTTAATCACACACCGGCTTTGACGAACGTATTCGGACTTTCCAGCAAGCCTGCGGTTATAGTATTCATCTACCAGTGGGCGTAGACTGCTTGGTTAATATCACACGCAATCATTATCTTTTGAATATCGTTATATTTTctagaaagttttttttatcaatgcCATCATCTATATTTCTTTTCGTCGCAACTGTCCATCTTTTCACCTGGCATTTATTGGGTGGAAAACTAGTCgtagaaaaatgtttgcagTTTGTTCTTTCGAATTGCGCACCTACTCGTCGTATATCACTTTCAAGTCTCCCTTCGTTAAATATTTGTCAATCCTCTCTTCGATGATAAGGCTATATTCttaattcaacaaaaaactttagCTTCGACTTGGTATTAGCTTACAGAGTAAGTCAAACTATATGCAGGCTGAAACGCAGTTTAGCAGAAAACGTGCTGTTTAActaacttattttattttccgCTGCCTGAAAGATACGAAAGACCTAGCTTCAAAGCACatatttcttttgcatttaaatagcaacattttttgcttaaaattccAGCCTTGTGAGTTACTCGAAGTCGAAGTCAAACTTGAAAAGTCAAAAGTTGACAGGGAAGTAAAGCGGTACAGAAAAAATACAGAATGGGTATGTTTTTCTTGGATGGCTTGTACGTTTAAAAAATGACTAATGCAGTGGGTGTTTTCGCCAAACCTGCAAGAGGGTCTGGAATAAGTCATCAGTGTTTATTCAGGCCGAAACTTTGATTGCACTTATTTTGATAGCTCGCATGCTGACGTAGAAAGTACGTAAAAGTAATCTCATACCGAAACTGTTTTTCCAGTAAGAAAACATTACACCAGGGATATAGGCCTACcgttaaacaaaaaaagaacaaagttGGGCAAATGTGTTTCGGACTTAGCCTGCAACAAACCGATGTATTTAGAAGGTGCTGCATGTCTTGATCAATagttgtttaaaaaacttgGCTGAAATGATGAAAGCTTATATTCATCATAGCAGTTATGTCTGCTTTATTCGACTTTTCTCAAGAAGTCCAATGGCCACTCAATAGAGTATCTTTTTAGTGAGTGAAAGTAACTCAGAAAGGTTAAATCTGGTCCGTACGTTTTTAACTTAGCCCAGTTGGCGGGAGAGCACGTTGGCCCGGTTAAAGAAAGGTAAACTCCGCTTGCGAGAAGTTTGTTTGTGGAACCAGCTTAAGGATATTGGCGAGGTTCATGTCAATAATGCTCTTTACTAAAAAGTGTTGAAATATGAATTAAGCGGATGGTATTAAAGCAACACATCTTGCAGGTCAACACCAGTACAATACTAAACACATAACCGCTTATACTGCTGTAGCTGAACTACAGAAgatattaatttgtttttatttactgGAGCAAAGAAGATGATAATAGACTTTCACTTTCCATTTTTCACTCTATTCAGCTTTTGGGAAATCAAGAATAACTACGGTAAGCTTTCCCATGCTGTGTGAGACGTTTATTAAACTTCATTTGGTTAAAGTAATGTAGTAATCGTATAACATACACAGGTGACGAAAATAATCATACAACTAACTTCAGTTTTTGGAATTATTTAGCATAAAATCGGTTCTTAAAGAAACCGGACCTTATATTTATGTCCACTTGGTCGCGGCAAAGCACAACACATCTGATATTATAAGTTCAACGTAATTTGATAGATTTGCTCTTCTCATGCGTCTGCCTGTTCATTTTCGGCGTTGGATACGAGTTCTTCAAATTGCTCAAAGTTCAATTAATTAAAAGAAGTTTACGTCAGCTGTACTCAGACAAAACAAAGGTAAGCGTGACGTAATGAAACGAAATCACCGATGTGAACAGATTTGGAACAAAAAACTGATTAGCATAATAAATGCAACTTGTACAGCGTATTTATTGTGCTTGCGTCCTGCAGAAATGTTTTCCgaataaaaacaacatgaaaaaaGGAGATCTCCATACAAGGTTGGTTTATGTCT of the Clavelina lepadiformis chromosome 7, kaClaLepa1.1, whole genome shotgun sequence genome contains:
- the LOC143464537 gene encoding uncharacterized protein LOC143464537, whose amino-acid sequence is MDSSMLPYDDTVDTTTYHVLNLQYPFYVIFSFWKVEGNLELLYSSVFLFLFGIGHEFFNNLQAKFTNHGLCTKVTKHDTGDDKNLVKQPKNDKQNICEQKTKSGKKANNEDGKCKYTCFPPNVELLLKHCVDTIVYCFMLMWSYVLMLSVMTMNPVIICSAVSGCTTGYFIFHKQKFSRKAEKTEKKMPNETTHLTNRQDSLMKETILR